From the Candidatus Peribacteria bacterium genome, one window contains:
- the greA gene encoding transcription elongation factor GreA, whose amino-acid sequence MPTSDDFLDDSAVTSSDSASTGTSPFDDDDETFVTKEGLKKLKDELEHLKETRRREVAQRLKEAISYGDLSENSEYEEAKNEQAFIEGRILELEHKIKSAKIITDKSDRLGKEVNIGSTVTVRDLSGNEEQAYTIVGATEADPFDFKISNESPIGKALLSHVRGDEVKVHTPSGIVQFEIVKVA is encoded by the coding sequence ATGCCTACATCAGACGATTTCCTCGACGATTCAGCTGTTACTTCCAGCGACAGCGCCTCAACCGGCACATCCCCTTTTGATGATGACGATGAGACATTTGTCACCAAAGAAGGTTTGAAGAAGTTGAAAGATGAACTTGAACATTTGAAGGAGACGCGCCGCAGAGAAGTTGCACAGCGCCTGAAAGAGGCTATTTCCTACGGAGATCTATCGGAAAACTCTGAGTACGAAGAAGCAAAAAACGAGCAGGCATTTATTGAAGGACGCATTCTGGAGCTTGAGCACAAGATCAAGAGCGCAAAAATCATCACCGACAAATCCGACAGACTCGGCAAAGAAGTGAACATCGGTTCGACGGTGACTGTCCGCGACCTGTCCGGAAACGAAGAGCAGGCATACACCATCGTGGGCGCAACAGAAGCTGATCCGTTCGACTTCAAAATCAGCAACGAATCCCCTATCGGAAAGGCTTTGCTCAGTCACGTTCGCGGCGATGAAGTAAAAGTCCACACACCGTCCGGCATCGTGCAGTTTGAAATTGTGAAAGTTGCCTGA